A window of the Aeromicrobium phoceense genome harbors these coding sequences:
- the nirD gene encoding nitrite reductase small subunit NirD → MSAAVSESAWTAVCTIDRLWVDRGAAALVNGEQVALFRLGDGEILAVGHRDPFTGSNVIARGLVGSRGDVPTVASPLHKQVFDLRTGVCLDDPEVSLGHWDVRVVDDVVWLRRGDA, encoded by the coding sequence ATGAGCGCCGCTGTGTCGGAGAGCGCATGGACCGCGGTGTGCACGATCGACCGCCTCTGGGTCGACCGCGGCGCGGCGGCGCTGGTCAACGGCGAGCAGGTGGCGCTCTTCCGCCTCGGCGACGGCGAGATCCTCGCGGTGGGCCACCGCGACCCGTTCACCGGCTCGAACGTCATCGCCCGCGGTCTCGTCGGGTCGCGGGGCGACGTGCCGACCGTCGCGTCGCCCCTGCACAAGCAGGTGTTCGACCTGCGCACCGGCGTCTGCCTCGACGACCCCGAGGTCTCGCTGGGCCACTGGGACGTGCGGGTGGTCGACGACGTCGTGTGGCTGAGACGGGGCGACGCGTGA
- a CDS encoding ATP-binding cassette domain-containing protein — MTAIELSNVVKTFGAVRALDGVDLSVEAGEVHGFLGPNGAGKSTTIRVLLGLLKADSGTARLLGGDPWDEAAELHRRIAYVPGDVALWPGLTGGEVIDVLARMRGGLDEARRAEMIDRFEFDPSKKNRTYSKGNRQKVALIAALASRAELYLLDEPTSGLDPLMEAEFQRAVLELKGEGATVLLSSHILAEAEALSDRISIIRAGRVVQSGSLAELRHLTRTTVIAETARPAALIAEVEGVHHPRFDGTRVTFDVESAHLDDAVQALAPLGVLSLAAHPPTLEELFLRQYGEEPTS, encoded by the coding sequence GTGACCGCCATCGAGCTGAGCAACGTCGTCAAGACCTTCGGTGCCGTGCGCGCCCTGGACGGTGTCGACCTGTCGGTCGAGGCCGGCGAGGTCCATGGCTTCCTCGGGCCGAACGGCGCGGGCAAGTCGACCACGATCCGTGTCCTCCTCGGGCTGCTGAAGGCCGACTCCGGCACGGCCAGGCTGCTCGGCGGAGACCCGTGGGACGAGGCGGCCGAGCTCCACCGCCGGATCGCGTACGTTCCCGGCGACGTGGCTTTGTGGCCCGGCCTCACCGGCGGCGAGGTCATCGACGTGCTCGCGCGGATGCGCGGCGGCCTGGACGAGGCGCGTCGTGCAGAGATGATCGATCGGTTCGAGTTCGATCCCAGCAAGAAGAACCGCACCTACTCCAAGGGGAACCGGCAGAAGGTGGCGCTGATCGCCGCCCTGGCGAGCCGGGCCGAGCTGTACCTGCTGGACGAGCCGACGTCCGGGCTCGATCCCCTCATGGAGGCGGAGTTCCAGCGGGCCGTGCTCGAGCTGAAGGGCGAGGGCGCCACCGTGCTGCTCAGCTCGCACATCCTCGCCGAGGCGGAGGCGCTGTCCGACCGGATCAGCATCATCCGGGCCGGTCGCGTGGTGCAGAGCGGCTCGCTCGCCGAGCTCCGGCACCTCACCCGGACGACGGTCATCGCGGAAACCGCGCGGCCCGCCGCGCTCATCGCGGAGGTGGAGGGGGTGCACCATCCCCGGTTCGACGGCACGCGGGTCACGTTCGACGTCGAATCGGCCCACCTCGACGACGCCGTGCAGGCGCTGGCACCCCTCGGCGTGCTCTCGCTCGCGGCCCATCCGCCGACGCTGGAGGAGCTCTTCCTGCGTCAGTACGGCGAGGAGCCGACCTCGTGA
- the nirB gene encoding nitrite reductase large subunit NirB, with protein sequence MTRKRLIVVGAGMVARRLVEALVERGATAQWDIDVFGEESRPPYDRVALTSFFTVADPDDLLLGDQALWRTPGVRLHRHAQVGGIDRESRTITVHGREEHYDELVLATGSYAAVPPIDGADLPGCFVYRTVDDVTELRTWVRDRGEQLGHPARGVVIGGGLLGLEAAGALRELGADCTVVEFADRLMPVQLDLAGGQALRRLIEGLGVEVRTSTATKSVRTGRGTKKVGRMTFADGETIPADVVVFATGVRPRDELARDAGLEVHPRGGVMADPACRTSDEHIWAIGEVACIADRVWGLVGPGYTMAEVVADRLLGGSAAFTGADLSTKLKLMGVDVASFGDAFAAKGGSLEVVYADPLAGVYKKLVMSDDASTLLGGMLVGDASAYTSLRPMVDAELGSDPAAWLMPDGVEPPSTGALPDTATVCSCNNVSAGSIRCAISGGECTDLAGVKACTKAGTSCGSCVPLVKQIVNAELESQGIAVSNALCEHFDLSRAELYEVARMTGIGSFSELIAKHGRGQGCDICRPVAASILSTLGRGHVLDRENARLQDTNDHVMANLQKDGTYSVVPRIPGGEVTPEGLIVIGQVAADFGLYTKITGGQRIDLFGARIDQLPAIWKRLVDAGFESGHAYGKSLRTVKSCVGQTWCRYGVQDSVGLAVELELRYRGLRSPHKIKLGVSGCARECAEARGKDVGVIATDNGWNMYVGGNGGFTPRHAQLFAEDLTTEELIRAIDRFLLYYVRTADRLQRTAPWIESIEGGIEHVRDVVLHDSLGIGEELDAQMAEHVENYADEWAQTLADPEKLAQFGSFVNAPDTPDPDLSYVEERGQRRPADPVVIAGGTLPVRTEAVQ encoded by the coding sequence ATGACACGCAAGAGACTCATCGTCGTCGGCGCCGGCATGGTCGCGCGCCGCCTGGTCGAGGCACTCGTCGAGCGCGGCGCCACCGCGCAGTGGGACATCGACGTGTTCGGTGAGGAGAGCCGCCCGCCCTACGACCGCGTGGCGCTCACCTCCTTCTTCACGGTCGCCGACCCCGACGACCTGCTGCTCGGCGACCAGGCCCTGTGGCGCACGCCGGGCGTCCGCCTGCACCGACACGCCCAGGTCGGGGGCATCGACCGGGAGTCCCGCACGATCACGGTGCACGGTCGCGAGGAGCACTACGACGAGCTCGTGCTGGCCACCGGCTCGTACGCCGCGGTGCCGCCGATCGACGGTGCCGACCTGCCGGGCTGCTTCGTCTACCGCACGGTCGACGACGTCACCGAGCTGCGCACGTGGGTGCGTGACCGCGGCGAGCAGCTCGGTCACCCGGCTCGCGGCGTCGTCATCGGAGGCGGCCTGCTGGGCCTCGAGGCCGCCGGCGCGCTGCGCGAGCTGGGCGCGGACTGCACGGTCGTCGAGTTCGCCGACCGCCTCATGCCCGTCCAGCTCGACCTGGCCGGCGGACAGGCGCTGCGCCGCCTCATCGAGGGCCTCGGCGTCGAGGTGCGCACCTCCACCGCCACGAAGTCCGTGCGCACCGGCCGCGGCACCAAGAAGGTCGGCCGGATGACCTTCGCCGACGGCGAGACCATCCCGGCCGACGTCGTCGTCTTCGCCACCGGCGTGCGGCCCCGCGACGAGCTGGCCCGCGATGCGGGGCTGGAGGTGCACCCGCGCGGCGGCGTCATGGCCGACCCGGCCTGCCGCACCAGCGACGAGCACATCTGGGCCATCGGCGAGGTCGCCTGCATCGCCGACCGCGTCTGGGGCCTCGTGGGCCCGGGCTACACGATGGCCGAGGTCGTGGCCGACCGGCTGCTCGGCGGCTCGGCCGCCTTCACCGGCGCCGACCTGTCCACCAAGCTCAAGCTGATGGGCGTCGACGTCGCCAGCTTCGGCGACGCCTTCGCCGCGAAGGGCGGCAGCCTCGAGGTCGTCTACGCCGACCCGCTCGCCGGCGTCTACAAGAAGCTCGTGATGAGCGACGACGCCTCCACGCTGCTCGGCGGCATGCTCGTCGGCGACGCCTCGGCCTACACGAGCCTGCGCCCGATGGTCGACGCCGAGCTCGGCAGCGATCCCGCGGCCTGGCTCATGCCCGACGGCGTCGAGCCGCCCTCCACGGGCGCACTGCCCGACACGGCCACCGTCTGCTCCTGCAACAACGTGTCGGCCGGCTCGATCCGGTGCGCGATCAGCGGCGGTGAGTGCACCGACCTCGCCGGCGTGAAGGCGTGCACGAAGGCCGGCACCAGCTGCGGCTCGTGCGTGCCGCTGGTGAAGCAGATCGTCAACGCCGAGCTCGAGTCGCAGGGCATCGCCGTCAGCAACGCGCTGTGCGAGCACTTCGACCTGAGCCGCGCCGAGCTGTACGAGGTCGCCCGCATGACCGGCATCGGCTCCTTCAGCGAGCTGATCGCCAAGCACGGCCGCGGCCAGGGCTGCGACATCTGCCGCCCCGTCGCCGCCTCGATCCTGTCGACGCTGGGGCGCGGCCACGTGCTCGACCGCGAGAACGCGCGCCTGCAGGACACGAACGACCACGTCATGGCGAACCTGCAGAAGGACGGCACCTACTCGGTCGTGCCGCGCATCCCCGGCGGCGAGGTCACGCCCGAGGGGCTCATCGTCATCGGCCAGGTCGCCGCCGACTTCGGGCTCTACACGAAGATCACCGGCGGCCAGCGGATCGACCTCTTCGGCGCCCGCATCGACCAGCTGCCGGCGATCTGGAAGCGCCTCGTGGACGCGGGCTTCGAGTCGGGTCACGCGTACGGCAAGAGCCTGCGCACCGTGAAGTCGTGCGTCGGCCAGACCTGGTGCCGGTACGGCGTGCAGGACTCCGTCGGCCTGGCCGTCGAGCTCGAGCTGCGCTACCGCGGCCTGCGCTCGCCGCACAAGATCAAGCTCGGCGTCTCGGGCTGCGCCCGCGAGTGTGCCGAGGCCCGAGGCAAGGACGTCGGCGTGATCGCCACCGACAACGGCTGGAACATGTACGTCGGCGGCAACGGCGGCTTCACGCCCCGCCACGCGCAGCTCTTCGCGGAGGATCTCACCACCGAGGAGCTGATCCGGGCCATCGACCGATTCCTGCTCTACTACGTGCGCACGGCCGACCGGCTGCAGCGGACGGCGCCCTGGATCGAGTCGATCGAGGGAGGCATCGAGCACGTGCGCGACGTCGTCCTGCACGACTCGCTCGGCATCGGGGAGGAGCTGGACGCGCAGATGGCCGAGCACGTCGAGAACTACGCCGACGAGTGGGCGCAGACCCTGGCCGACCCGGAGAAGCTGGCCCAGTTCGGCTCCTTCGTCAACGCCCCGGACACCCCCGATCCCGACCTGTCCTACGTCGAGGAACGCGGGCAGCGCCGGCCCGCCGACCCCGTCGTGATCGCCGGCGGCACGCTGCCCGTGCGGACGGAGGCTGTTCAATGA
- a CDS encoding uroporphyrinogen-III synthase: MTPHGPVLAGTRILVTAQRRATDLASALVRRGAQVHIAATLGVEAHIDEDTLVRRTQELIADPPDVVVVTTGIGFRSWLETAESVDLLEPLLEVLAAARIVARGPKARGAIQASGLVADWVAESETSREMAEYLVAEGVDGMRIAVQHHGAGDDGLESAVTAAGASTVPLVVYRWGPPPDPEAVERSVRDAACGGFDAIVFTSAPGASAWLSVVRDLGERAALLELAREGRLVLAAVGPVTAEPLVVAGFEPLVPDRGRLGALVRSVVLHFGGDDLGVDVATGRLRLHATAATLDHAVLPLPPAGLAVLRLLASDPGAVFTRDQVLSVLPRATDDHHAADVAVGRLREALGDRSLVKTVVKRGYRLEPLHREDIA; the protein is encoded by the coding sequence GTGACCCCTCACGGGCCGGTGCTTGCCGGGACCCGCATCCTCGTCACGGCCCAGCGCCGCGCCACCGACCTGGCCAGCGCGTTGGTGCGCCGTGGCGCGCAGGTGCACATCGCCGCGACCCTCGGGGTCGAGGCGCACATCGACGAGGACACGCTCGTGCGGCGCACGCAGGAGCTCATCGCCGACCCGCCGGACGTCGTGGTCGTCACGACCGGCATCGGGTTCCGCAGCTGGCTGGAGACGGCCGAGTCGGTCGACCTGCTCGAGCCGCTGCTCGAGGTCCTGGCGGCGGCGCGGATCGTCGCGCGAGGGCCCAAGGCCCGGGGCGCCATCCAGGCCTCGGGACTCGTGGCGGACTGGGTCGCCGAGTCCGAGACGTCGCGCGAGATGGCCGAGTACCTCGTGGCCGAGGGCGTCGACGGGATGCGGATCGCGGTGCAGCACCACGGCGCCGGCGACGACGGGCTGGAGTCGGCGGTCACGGCGGCCGGCGCGTCCACGGTGCCCCTCGTGGTCTACCGCTGGGGCCCGCCGCCGGACCCCGAGGCCGTCGAGCGGTCGGTGCGCGACGCCGCGTGCGGCGGCTTCGACGCGATCGTCTTCACCTCCGCCCCCGGCGCGAGCGCCTGGCTGTCCGTCGTTCGCGACCTCGGCGAGCGCGCCGCCCTGCTGGAGCTGGCGCGCGAGGGGCGGCTCGTGCTCGCCGCCGTCGGGCCGGTCACGGCCGAGCCCCTCGTCGTCGCGGGCTTCGAGCCGCTCGTGCCCGATCGCGGGCGTCTCGGCGCCCTCGTGAGGTCGGTCGTCCTGCACTTCGGTGGCGACGACCTCGGCGTCGACGTCGCCACCGGCCGGCTGCGCCTGCACGCCACCGCTGCCACCCTCGACCACGCGGTGCTGCCGCTCCCGCCCGCCGGGCTGGCGGTCCTGCGGCTGCTGGCGTCCGACCCGGGCGCCGTCTTCACCCGCGACCAGGTGCTGTCGGTGCTGCCCCGCGCCACCGACGACCACCACGCCGCCGACGTCGCCGTCGGGCGCCTGCGGGAGGCCCTCGGCGACCGCAGCCTCGTCAAGACCGTGGTCAAGCGCGGCTACCGCCTCGAACCGCTCCACCGGGAGGACATCGCATGA
- a CDS encoding MFS transporter, which produces MTTVKTDLQTSTLVHRPGRWIDGWNPEDTDQWEGEGRAIARRNLAVSVFAEFFGFMMLGVWSVVVPNLGAAGFAYTTDQLYWLIALPGLTGAAMRVLYTFMVPVFGGRNWTVISALLLLIPSLGLAWAVSDPTTSFGVMLLVASLAGLGGGNFASSMVNISFFYPQREKGKALGINAAGGNLGTGIVQLVVPLIITSGAGIALGRAGLIFVPAAILSALAAFVLMNNLSNAKSDLRSYALAVKNHHTWVISFLYIGTFGSFLGFSLTFPTLMKAMHPDVPIAVAFLGAATGALTRPFGGALADRFGGTRVTMGSYLAMGVGVVGLVLTVEEAGFGLFLGLFLLLFAAAGIGNGSVYRMIPIAFLIGADDDAAKARAHRAAAGCIGIAGAVGALGSFFVPRTFAELGITGGLWAFAGVYAVMLVVAWGVYARPGTETAAARV; this is translated from the coding sequence ATGACCACCGTGAAGACCGACCTGCAGACCTCGACACTCGTCCACCGCCCCGGCCGCTGGATCGACGGCTGGAACCCCGAGGACACCGACCAGTGGGAGGGCGAGGGACGCGCGATCGCCCGCCGCAACCTCGCCGTCTCGGTCTTCGCCGAGTTCTTCGGCTTCATGATGCTCGGCGTGTGGAGCGTGGTGGTGCCCAACCTCGGCGCCGCCGGCTTCGCCTACACGACCGACCAGCTCTACTGGCTGATCGCGCTGCCCGGACTCACCGGCGCGGCCATGCGCGTGCTCTACACCTTCATGGTCCCGGTGTTCGGCGGGCGGAACTGGACGGTGATCTCGGCACTGCTGCTGCTCATCCCCTCACTCGGGCTGGCGTGGGCCGTCAGCGACCCGACGACCTCGTTCGGCGTCATGCTCCTGGTGGCGTCGCTCGCGGGGCTCGGCGGCGGCAACTTCGCCTCGTCGATGGTCAACATCTCGTTCTTCTACCCGCAGCGCGAGAAGGGCAAGGCGCTCGGCATCAACGCCGCCGGCGGCAACCTCGGCACCGGCATCGTGCAGCTGGTCGTGCCGCTCATCATCACGTCGGGCGCGGGCATCGCGCTCGGGCGCGCCGGCCTGATCTTCGTGCCCGCCGCGATCCTGTCGGCGCTCGCGGCGTTCGTGCTCATGAACAACCTGTCGAACGCGAAGTCGGACCTGCGCAGCTACGCGCTCGCCGTGAAGAACCACCACACCTGGGTGATCTCGTTCCTGTACATCGGCACGTTCGGCTCGTTCCTGGGCTTCTCGCTGACGTTCCCCACGCTCATGAAGGCGATGCACCCGGACGTGCCGATCGCGGTGGCGTTCCTCGGCGCGGCCACCGGCGCCCTGACCCGACCCTTCGGCGGTGCGCTGGCCGACCGGTTCGGCGGCACCCGCGTGACGATGGGCTCGTACCTGGCCATGGGCGTCGGCGTCGTCGGTCTGGTGCTCACCGTCGAGGAGGCCGGCTTCGGGCTCTTCCTGGGACTGTTCCTGCTGCTGTTCGCCGCCGCGGGCATCGGCAACGGCTCGGTCTACCGGATGATCCCGATCGCGTTCCTCATCGGCGCCGACGACGACGCCGCGAAGGCACGCGCGCACCGGGCGGCGGCCGGCTGCATCGGCATCGCGGGCGCCGTCGGTGCGCTGGGCTCGTTCTTCGTCCCCCGAACGTTCGCCGAGCTGGGCATCACCGGCGGCCTGTGGGCCTTCGCCGGGGTGTACGCCGTGATGCTGGTCGTGGCCTGGGGCGTCTACGCCCGGCCCGGCACCGAGACGGCTGCGGCGCGGGTCTGA
- the leuS gene encoding leucine--tRNA ligase, with the protein MNNQTEGATPDGAAHRYTSEYAGRIETAWQDRWEAEGTFEAPNPVGDLAADDGRHNAGGSKYFLMDMFPYPSGAGLHVGHPLGYIATDVVGRFRRMQGDNVLHALGYDAFGLPAEIYAVQTGRHPRETTLENIANMRRQLRRLGLAHDERRSFATIEPEFMRWTQWIFLQIFNSWYDPEQGKARPIAELIQELGTDDPEVIDQHRLAYISESPVNWCPGLGTVLANEEVTADGRSERGNFPVFKRSLRQWKMRITAYADRLIDDLDRVDWPEPVKLMQRNWIGRSHGAKVRFESAAGPIEVFTTRPDTLFGATYMVLAPEHPLVDELAAETWPEAVDERWTAGAPDPVSAIDRYRRTAAAKSDVERQENKEKTGVFTGSFATNPVNGEAVPVFVADYVLMGYGTGAIMAVPGHDARDFEFATELSLRIVPVVQAPEDEVLPWTGAGVAINSDNTDVFGDEGVSLDGLAIDDAKAAIIAWLEQRGLGEGTTTYRLRDWLFSRQRYWGEPFPIVYDEAGHAIALPDSMLPVELPEVPDYSPKTFEPDDAESEPEPPLARVPEWVEVELDLGDGPKRYRRETNTMPNWAGSSWYELRYTDPHNSEVLADPTNERYWLGPKTPGGTGGVDLYVGGVEHAVLHLLYARFWHKVMFDLGHVSSEEPFHRLFNQGYIQAYAFTDERGTYVPADEVEERDGGWFFEGRPVNREYGKMGKSLKNIVTPDDMYDAYGADTFRVYEMSMGPLDVSRPWETRAVVGAQRFLQRVWRLVVDEETGEVVADDTEPDTAALRALHQAIAGVTEDMGELRFNTAIAKLIELTNHLTKESVRSRSVLEPLVLMLAPVAPHLAEELWSRLGHEETLTYEAWPVADEQYLVEDLVTCVVQIQGKVRGKLEVPADISDEDLTALALAEPNVVRTIGDQEIRKVIVRAPKLVSVVV; encoded by the coding sequence GTGAACAACCAGACGGAGGGCGCGACGCCGGACGGCGCCGCGCACCGCTACACCAGCGAGTACGCCGGCCGCATCGAGACCGCGTGGCAGGACCGCTGGGAGGCCGAGGGCACCTTCGAGGCGCCGAACCCGGTCGGCGACCTCGCCGCCGACGACGGCCGGCACAACGCGGGCGGCTCGAAGTACTTCCTGATGGACATGTTCCCGTACCCCTCGGGCGCGGGCCTGCACGTCGGTCACCCCCTGGGCTACATCGCGACCGACGTCGTCGGCCGCTTCCGCCGCATGCAGGGCGACAACGTGCTGCACGCGCTGGGCTACGACGCGTTCGGCCTGCCCGCCGAGATCTACGCCGTCCAGACCGGCCGCCACCCGCGCGAGACCACGCTGGAGAACATCGCGAACATGCGGCGCCAGCTGCGCCGCCTCGGCCTGGCCCACGACGAGCGCCGCTCGTTCGCCACGATCGAGCCCGAGTTCATGCGCTGGACGCAGTGGATCTTCCTGCAGATCTTCAACTCCTGGTACGACCCCGAGCAGGGCAAGGCCCGGCCCATCGCCGAGCTGATCCAGGAGCTGGGCACCGACGACCCCGAGGTCATCGACCAGCACCGCCTGGCCTACATCAGCGAGTCGCCCGTCAACTGGTGCCCGGGTCTGGGCACCGTGCTGGCGAACGAGGAGGTCACCGCCGACGGTCGCAGTGAGCGTGGCAACTTCCCCGTCTTCAAGCGCAGCCTGCGCCAGTGGAAGATGCGGATCACGGCCTACGCCGACCGCCTGATCGACGACCTCGACCGGGTCGACTGGCCGGAGCCGGTCAAGCTCATGCAGCGCAACTGGATCGGCCGCTCGCACGGCGCGAAGGTGCGCTTCGAGTCCGCCGCCGGCCCCATCGAGGTGTTCACCACCCGTCCCGACACGCTGTTCGGCGCGACCTACATGGTGCTGGCGCCCGAGCACCCGCTGGTCGACGAGCTGGCCGCCGAGACGTGGCCCGAGGCCGTCGACGAGCGCTGGACCGCCGGTGCCCCCGACCCCGTCTCGGCGATCGACCGGTACCGGCGCACCGCCGCGGCGAAGTCCGACGTCGAGCGCCAGGAGAACAAGGAGAAGACCGGCGTCTTCACCGGCTCCTTCGCGACCAACCCGGTGAACGGCGAGGCCGTCCCGGTGTTCGTCGCCGACTACGTCCTCATGGGCTACGGCACCGGAGCCATCATGGCCGTCCCCGGCCACGACGCTCGCGACTTCGAGTTCGCCACCGAGTTGAGCCTGCGGATCGTCCCGGTCGTGCAGGCGCCCGAGGACGAGGTCCTGCCGTGGACCGGCGCGGGCGTCGCGATCAACTCCGACAACACCGACGTGTTCGGCGACGAGGGCGTCAGTCTGGACGGCCTGGCCATCGACGACGCGAAGGCCGCGATCATCGCGTGGCTGGAGCAGCGCGGCCTCGGCGAGGGCACCACCACCTACCGCCTGCGCGACTGGCTGTTCAGCCGTCAGCGCTACTGGGGCGAGCCGTTCCCGATCGTCTACGACGAGGCCGGCCACGCGATCGCGCTGCCCGACTCGATGCTGCCCGTCGAGCTGCCCGAGGTGCCCGACTACTCGCCCAAGACGTTCGAGCCCGACGACGCCGAGAGCGAGCCCGAGCCGCCGCTGGCGCGCGTGCCCGAGTGGGTCGAGGTCGAGCTGGACCTCGGTGACGGTCCGAAGCGGTACCGCCGCGAGACCAACACGATGCCGAACTGGGCGGGCTCCAGCTGGTACGAGCTGCGCTACACCGATCCCCACAACAGCGAGGTGCTCGCCGACCCGACTAACGAGCGCTACTGGCTCGGTCCGAAGACGCCCGGCGGCACCGGCGGCGTCGACCTGTACGTCGGCGGCGTCGAGCACGCCGTCCTGCACCTGCTCTACGCGCGCTTCTGGCACAAGGTGATGTTCGACCTCGGTCACGTCAGCAGCGAGGAGCCGTTCCACCGCCTGTTCAACCAGGGCTACATCCAGGCGTACGCCTTCACCGACGAGCGGGGCACCTACGTGCCGGCCGACGAGGTCGAGGAGCGCGACGGCGGCTGGTTCTTCGAGGGCCGGCCGGTCAACCGCGAGTACGGGAAGATGGGCAAGAGCCTCAAGAACATCGTCACGCCCGACGACATGTACGACGCCTACGGCGCCGACACGTTCCGCGTGTACGAGATGAGCATGGGCCCGCTGGACGTCTCGCGTCCGTGGGAGACCCGCGCGGTCGTGGGTGCGCAGCGCTTCCTGCAGCGCGTCTGGCGCCTCGTCGTCGACGAGGAGACCGGCGAGGTCGTCGCCGACGACACCGAGCCCGACACCGCAGCCCTGCGTGCGCTGCACCAGGCGATCGCCGGCGTCACCGAGGACATGGGCGAGCTGCGCTTCAACACCGCGATCGCCAAGCTCATCGAGCTGACGAACCACCTCACCAAGGAGTCAGTGCGCTCGCGGTCCGTCCTCGAGCCGCTCGTGCTGATGCTGGCGCCCGTCGCCCCGCACCTGGCCGAGGAGCTGTGGTCGCGCCTGGGCCACGAGGAGACGCTCACGTACGAGGCCTGGCCAGTCGCCGACGAGCAGTACCTCGTCGAGGACCTGGTCACGTGCGTCGTGCAGATCCAGGGCAAGGTCCGCGGCAAGCTGGAGGTCCCCGCCGACATCAGCGACGAGGACCTCACGGCCCTCGCGCTGGCCGAGCCCAACGTCGTGCGCACCATCGGCGACCAGGAGATCCGCAAGGTCATCGTCCGCGCGCCGAAGCTGGTCAGCGTCGTCGTCTGA
- a CDS encoding ABC transporter permease, whose protein sequence is MSSPFTGTRHLVRLVLRRDRLILPLWIIGLGGTIAASALAVPSIYDTPEKIAGYASAVGASPVSFLMSGRQAGIDTLGGIVANEISQVAQLGICLMVMFLVVRHTRAEEETGRAELVRSTVVGRHAATLAGLLYGVSAALLIGLVTTVAMLAVDLDPVGSLTYGAGLTLLGLAYVAVTLVAVQVSTSARGALALAGAAIAVGYLVRGLGAMRDNALVWASPFGWAQRMDAFGDEQWWPAVPLVLLTAALLVVAGRLTVRRDFAGGVLPDRPGRPRASRFLSTPLGLALRLQRGLVIGWAIGVTALGLLYGAVIPTIPDLVASNPDIAEVIGASPDVEEQLIDAFLRYIFLFMAVVSCGFAVTSVLRLRAEEESGRAELVLATGVRRVSWMAAAVSVAFVGALLLSLLMGLGLAVGYAVGLGEWDRIVEQVGGQVSYLPGVLVVAALAVALFGLWPHRALLAWAVVAFVALQVMLGETLRLPDWVDSLSPFTHLPEVPVEGFDPVPALVEIVLAAALVAVGLWAFRRRDITTG, encoded by the coding sequence GTGAGCTCGCCCTTCACGGGGACTCGACATCTCGTCAGGCTCGTCCTGCGACGTGACCGGCTGATCCTGCCGCTGTGGATCATCGGCCTCGGAGGCACGATCGCGGCCAGCGCGCTGGCCGTCCCGTCGATCTACGACACCCCCGAGAAGATCGCCGGGTACGCGAGCGCGGTCGGGGCGAGTCCGGTCAGCTTCCTCATGTCCGGTCGCCAGGCCGGGATCGACACCCTCGGCGGCATCGTCGCCAACGAGATCTCACAGGTCGCGCAGCTGGGCATCTGCCTCATGGTGATGTTCCTGGTGGTGCGCCACACCCGGGCCGAGGAAGAGACCGGTCGTGCCGAGCTGGTCCGCTCGACGGTGGTGGGCCGCCACGCCGCGACGCTCGCGGGTCTGCTGTACGGCGTGTCGGCGGCGCTCCTGATCGGCCTCGTCACGACCGTCGCGATGCTCGCGGTGGACTTGGATCCCGTGGGCAGCCTGACCTACGGCGCGGGCCTGACGCTGCTCGGACTCGCGTACGTCGCCGTCACGCTGGTCGCCGTGCAGGTCTCGACGTCGGCGCGGGGCGCCCTCGCGCTGGCCGGGGCGGCGATCGCGGTGGGCTACCTGGTCCGGGGCCTGGGAGCGATGCGGGACAACGCACTCGTCTGGGCCTCGCCCTTCGGGTGGGCGCAGCGCATGGACGCCTTCGGCGACGAGCAGTGGTGGCCTGCCGTGCCCCTGGTGCTGCTGACGGCCGCGCTGCTCGTCGTGGCCGGCCGGCTCACCGTCCGTCGCGACTTCGCGGGTGGCGTGCTGCCGGATCGCCCCGGGCGGCCGCGCGCGTCCCGGTTCCTCAGCACGCCGCTGGGCCTGGCCCTTCGCCTCCAGCGTGGGCTGGTCATCGGCTGGGCCATCGGAGTGACGGCGCTCGGACTCCTCTACGGCGCGGTCATCCCGACCATCCCGGACCTGGTCGCCTCAAACCCCGACATCGCGGAGGTCATCGGCGCCTCACCCGACGTCGAGGAGCAGCTCATCGACGCGTTCCTGCGCTACATCTTCCTGTTCATGGCGGTCGTCTCCTGCGGCTTCGCGGTCACGTCGGTACTCCGGCTCCGCGCGGAGGAGGAGTCCGGCCGCGCGGAGCTGGTGCTGGCCACCGGTGTCCGGCGGGTCTCGTGGATGGCCGCCGCCGTCTCGGTCGCGTTCGTCGGTGCACTGCTCCTCTCGCTGCTGATGGGTCTGGGCCTCGCCGTGGGCTACGCGGTCGGCCTGGGGGAGTGGGACCGGATCGTGGAGCAGGTGGGCGGGCAGGTGAGCTACCTGCCGGGCGTGCTCGTCGTGGCCGCGCTCGCCGTCGCCCTCTTCGGGCTGTGGCCGCACCGCGCCCTGCTGGCGTGGGCGGTCGTGGCGTTCGTCGCCCTCCAGGTCATGCTCGGTGAGACGCTGCGGCTGCCGGACTGGGTCGACTCGCTCTCGCCGTTCACGCACCTGCCCGAGGTGCCGGTCGAAGGGTTCGACCCGGTCCCTGCGCTGGTCGAGATCGTCCTGGCGGCGGCCCTGGTGGCGGTGGGCCTGTGGGCGTTCCGGCGCCGCGACATCACCACCGGGTGA